The genomic segment CTCTGTTAAATCACGTTTACTCTCAAGATGcacttcttttggtttgtttgattttgtttgtttgggttttttttttaggggggcattgtttgtttggtttcttttgagagagtctctctgtgtagccctggctgtcctggaactcactctctagaccaggctggtctagaactgacagagatctgcctgcctctacctcccaagtggtaggatgAAAGGCGTGGGTGACAATGCCCAATCACACACTTGTTTCTCAATATTTGATATTCACAGTACAATTGGAATTAGTTACATTCATTAGGGTCACAATGGTGTTCCATGCTCAAGATTCCAGAATCTGTGCTGCCTACGATGAGGTAGATAAACTTTAGTGTTGTTGGCTAGGACCAATTTCCTTTAGActcaactttttaaaagatagattTCCAAAATAGTCAGCAAAAGACTGAAAATGTCTTTGTACTTTgcctaaaaatggaaaaaatagaatttcaaaaggtATTATCAAAGTTTTCCGTacctcattttaatttaaaaacagaataaaagcatccaattACAAAGCCACTACAGATCTTAAAGTCACCATCTTTGAACATCTAGAGAGCCTGGCTCGACTTCTGAATTGGGAGATCTGTCCCCACGAAGGCCTCTGGTTTAACACCTCCAGGGGCCAGACCAGCTGCTGCCCCTTAGCATGTGACCCTAAACTTCAGTTCTCCTCCAAGTTCAGGCCTGACTGCTCCGTTTCTTCATAGGAGCCTCTCCCAGGGGACAAGAATCCAATTCCTGTACACACATCAAAGTTCAGACAGAAGGGGGAGGCCCATCTGGGTACGACAGGCTGCAATGGATAAAGTTGGAAGTGAGACCCAGGCTGCAGGTGTCGGGCCTGTCTTGGACAGGCTTAGATGGTATGGCACAGGCCCTGGTTGGTCAACCACGGCACTGATAGCTTAAAGTTCCATTCAGGTTGGAGGGGGCAGACTGGGCATTAATCCAGCTAAAGGCCCCGGGGTGGGTCGACGAGAGATTTCATGGAAGGATGGCAGGCCACCACGGATCTTGGTCTTCTTTCGGGGAACCATGGGCGAGGCACCCAAGAATTTGCTGAAGGAGCTCGACTTCTTCAAGCCACGGGCCAGGTCCTGGAGCATCAGGTCGTCGGCCAGGACGCCCAGAAACGCGCTAGTGGTGGAGCTGAGGATGGTGGCCGCCACCTGCACCGGGTGCCTCGAAACAAGGCTCccactgccaccactgcccgcatCAGGCTCCGTCGCGGTTTGCAGGCCAGGGTCACCAAGTAAACGCCGCAGCGCGTAGGAGGAGCCAGGCTTCAGGTACTGGTAGGCACGACGGCCGCTGTGGTCGCGGACGTGCACTTGGGCGCCCAGACGCACCACTAACAGCACCGCTGCATCCTCGTGGCCGTGCAGGGCCGCCAAGTGCAGCGGCGTGTAGCCACCGTGTGAGCGCGCGTTCACGTCCACGGGAGCGCCTCCACGCCGGGCGACCTCCACCAGCTGTAGAGCCATCTCCCGGTCGCCGCTCTTGGCTGCCCAGTGTAGAGCGGTGAAACCCGACATGAAGTCACGCTTGGCAGCCAGGCCGCTGTCCCGCAAGAGCAGCCCGTGCAGTTGGTGGCTCCAATGGCCGCTGGCCGTGCGCACCAGCCACTCGTGCTCCGTGGGCTCCAGGGGCaccgcgggcggcggcggcggcgcggcaGGCACCTCCTCCGTATCGGGGCTCAGCAGGCGAGGGCCGGCGCGCGACAGGCGCCTGAGATGAGGGGAGCGGCCGGGACCCAGGTGCAGGCCCAGACCCGACTCCTCTACCGAGAGCCGCCGCAGGAGCATCGGAGAGGCCCGCGGACTGGGTTCCTCCGACCGCTGCCGGCGCAGGCCTTGCTCCTCCGCGCGGATCCGCAGCGCCGCGGGGCCGGGGACCACGCAGCGCACCGGCAGCATGCAGGGCTTCTGCGGTGGCACTTGCGCCCTGGGAGGTGCAGGCTCCGGGGCTGGCGACTCTGTGCTTGGCGAGGCTGCCCCCGACGGCACACTGGCCGGTGCAGCTACCTCGGAGGCTCCCTCCGAGGGCCAGGATAGCTCCTGATCCTCGGGTTCCCCGGGCTGTGGCGCTGAGTCTGATGGAGCCCCAAGCTGGGTGACCCCTGAGGGTGGGGACCTCGAGGCATGCTGTAGCTCCGATGATGAGGACAAGTCCTCCAGCGGTTCCTCGGACGGCTGTGGGGAAAGGGGAGCTCCGGAGACGCAGTTATCCTCCGCTGGGACGGCAGTGCACTCAGCCTGTGTGGCTGGCACCCCAGGGCTGGAGGGGTGCGGGGGCTCTGGTCCCTCCCGCGGCCGCGGCTTCTTTCTCAGCACCACGAACTTGACCCCGTCCAGCTCCTTCACCACCGCCACGTTGTTGACGAACTTCTTAAAGCGGTCCCTGCGGGCTGCGCGGCAGCGCGGGTCCCCAGCGTCCAGCAGCGGCTTGAAGCGGCTCAGCAGTTCCGAGTTGCGCACCTGCCCGCCGTGCTCCAGCAGGAAACCCAGCACCGCCGCCTGGCTCACCCCTGCGGCTGCTGCGGCGGCAGCCGCTGCGGCTGCCAGCGCCATGCTCGATCCCTGCGCCTCCCGGATCGCCCCAGCCGCCTCGCCAGGCTCACCTGGGGCTCGGATCCCCGAAGCTGGACTGCAGTCACGCCCTCTCCGCCGCACTGGGACGACTCCGGGCGAAGGGCGCTTGGGGCTCCTGCCCTCCGCCTGCGCCTGGCCGGGCCCCCAGCTTGGGGGGTAGGTTGCTGCCGAGAGGTCCTATCCAATGGGTGCTGGGCTCCATGCCCCTGAGCGGTGCTCGGCTTACAGGTGACAGCTGCCACTGGAGGTGCGGAGGGAATGGGGAAGCGGAACCTCTCCcagctgcccccaccccagccgCGGAATTAAAGGCGCAGCGCTGCTCTTCAGCTCCACTCCTGGTTGCTAAGTGGGTGTGTTCCCTGGGGATGTTGCTGTACATGGGCGAGGCGTGGATATTTATTCCTTTCAGCAGTATTTAccacaaaataaaagcaacattTTACATATGTATCTCCTTGCAATATATATATGTTGCATCAATAACGCTCCAATTTCTGATGCGTTTCATACAGGAAAATGGAGTCATGAAATTCACAGAGAACAATTCGCTGTGTGTGATGTTGAATTCATGGTACTTGAGGATCACAAGAGGTTTAGAGCAGTTTTCTCATGATAAAATAATACTGTTTTAAAGGTGGAGCTTTGCaagttgcattttttttattattctttgagtggtgtgtgtgtgtgtgtgtgtgtgtgtgtgtgtgtgtgtgtgtgtcttgaagGTCAGAAGCCAACCAGTTCTGGCTTTCCATCGTATggactctggagctggaattcagGTCATTGGGCGTGGCAGCAGGCACTTTTACTCACTGAACTATTTCAAACACATCCCTTTATTTTGTCTCTATATGTACCCCAAGTTGGTATGGACCTTGCAAAGCCACTGCCTCAGTGTTCTGAGTGctagattataggtgtgtaccaggAGGGTTGCCAAAAATAGCCCATTTTAACATAGGACTTCAGGTTGGGGATttcgctcagtggtagagcgcttagcaagcataaggccctgggttcagtcctcagctctggggaaaaaaaaaaacaaaagcataggACTTCAGGAATAAACccccaggaaaacacaaagaaggaaaaaataccaCCAGAAATGACCATTAacgttttaaaatattttcttccactaCGTATGCATATGTCtgttatattttaaagtaaaaaggcAAAGTAGGAACTACACTGAAGCATTAAGTATGGAACCCAAGGCCTCCCAAAGGTCTGACTACACCATCGCACCTCCAGCCCAAGCTGTTTTTAAAACTTCAGTTAtatcacaaatatttattgaggacGTAACTTGTGCGGGACCTTTTCAGGCTTCGATATATGTTAGCAGAGATAAAAGCTTCGGCCTAGCAAAGTTCATTTATCAGGAGGAAACACGAGTAAGAAAGCTGTGTAATATGCTATGTGAGTTATAGCACACACTACAAATACTATAGGAAACAGCGTAGTCAGACTCAACAGGGACAGGTTGGGAGTCTGAGCCGGGCAGCCTGGGCAGGATTCATGGATTCAAGGTGAAACTGGGAGACAGCTTCAGGTGAGGGAGTTATGCAGATGGGAAAGAGCTTTTTCAGAGGAGGAAGCCggcagggtgggggcggggctgcTTGTTTCACGGTTGTTGTTTTCAACTTTAatttatgtgtgcacacgtgGCGGGCACAGGCATGCCACGGTGCAGAAATGGAGGTCAGAGACTTCATCCAGGACCTGTCTCCTTTCACCGTGTGGATTCTGAGAGGACAACTCGGCTCAGTcaccttggtgttttgtttgttttctgagaaagtcTCTCATATGACTCCTGCACAAGGCCTCAAACTCCTGCagaggctgtccttaaactctgccttcacctcctaaacgctgagattacaggctttgACACTGTAccagccatgtgtgtgtgtgtgtgtgtgtgtgtgtgtgtgtatccaactGGAATATATGTATTCCCagattgtcctgaaactcacagtcctcctgcatTACCTGtctaaatgctgggatcacaggtgtgtgccatcaggcTGGGggcttcttgtttttgtttttgagactaagagtcactatgtaaccctaactgaaacttactgtgtagaccaggctagcccaaactttttttttaaaagatttatttattacgtatacagaagagggtgtcaaatctcattacagatggttgtgagccaccatgtaggtgctgggaatttaactcaggacctctggaagagcagtcggtgctcttaacctctgagttatctctccagcccgctaGCCCAAACTtatagatatccacctgcctctgccaatacctgagtgctgggaattaaaaagGTATGTGCCATTAGGCCTGGCCCACTATCATGGGTGTTAGAGTAGTTTGagtagtatcttttttttttttttttttttttttgagacaggctttctctgtaccctggcagtcctggaactcgatttgtagtccaggatggccttaaacaaAGATGTCTGCTTctgctccagagtgctgggattaaaggcatgagccatcatgcccggctagttttgttttgtttatgtgcattggtgtttgtctgcacgtatgtctgtgttaAAGtgccagatccctggaactggagttacagacagctgtgagctgccatgtgggtgctgagaattgaacccgggtcctctggaagagcaaccagtgctcttaactgctgagccatctctccagccctttgtttttgtttgtttgtgttttgttttttacctttaaaattttaaatctaactttatgtgtacgagtgttttgcctgcctgtgtctgtgcaccacatgcatgcctactgCTAACAGAGGCATCAGCTTCTCAGGAGCTGAAGTTATGGGAGGTTATGAGCTGtgtcatgtgcatgctgggaactgaactcaggaagagtagcaaatgttcttaaccactgagccatctctccagccccatcatctCCTTATTCtatgttataaatattttctcagttgtcatttaattttattttctgatgaCATTCATTTAGACAACTAGATTTCTTTGTAATTATTGCATCTTTTCCACTGAAAATGCAAAACAGGAAAGCATCTCTACCGTGTAAAAGAACTTTTAGAACCAATGTCTCCTGTATTGTCCAGCAGGAAGATTTTGTATACATTTGTTTTATCAGTTTtgtttgtacatatgtgtgagCGCAGGCACCTTCATGCCTCTGCAcgtgtgtggatgtcagagggtcccagggactgaagtgGGTCtgcagtcttggtggcaagcacttttatccgCTGGGCCATCTTGCTAGCTGGGTCTAtgtcgtttttgttgttgttgttttgatttttttaaccaTGTTATGATACTGGGGCAGGATAAAAAGATGGGAAATTAtgggaacaaaggaaggaaaaggaacctGGAGTCTGGCTGAGGTCTCTCACCGTTGAGAATCAATAATTTCACACAATTAATATTTGATATGAAGATTGTGGACAAGGAGCTAATATTACTTTCACATATAGATATTTTGCtttacaataataaagaaaaaccaggcatggtgtcacacacatatttaatcccagcactctggaggcagaggcaggcagatctctgagtttaaggccagtctggtctacagagcaagttccaggacagccaggactacacagagaaacctgtctcaaaaaaaaaaaaaaaaaaaaaaaaaaagaaagcaaaatgaaaaccagcaacaacaataaataatgaGCCAGGCTGCCTAAATGTATATGACTTAGCTAGGGCCTAGTTctatagttgttgttgttgttgtttttaaccctttactcttttgggggcccaccatccagctcctaaataatcacacagagacttattctttcttataaatgcccggccttagcttgacttatttctagccagcttttcttaatttaaatgatcccatctacctttgcctctgggcttttatctttctctatttctgtatatcttttctttccttcttattccgtgTCTGGCTGGGCACCTGAGTGgatctccttccccctccccatcctcctcctccttttctggttcctccttcttctttcttcccctcctgtttattctctctgcctggcagccccacgtgtttctctctgcctgcctctttattagaccaatcaggtgtttcaggcaggcaaagtaacacagcttcatagagttaaacaaatacaacataaaagaatgtaacatgccgggtggtggtggcccacgactttaatctcagcactggggaggcagagccaggtggatctctgcgagttcaaggccagcctggtctacagagtgagttccaggacaggcaccaaaactacacagagaaaccctgtcttgaaaaacaaaacaaaacaaaacaaaaaaatgtaacacatctttaactaatattctacaacatagtTTCTCTCCAAGACGTTTTCTGGGACTCTTACTAGCCAGGTTTTGCTTACAGTGGAGACATCTGGTCTTAC from the Peromyscus eremicus chromosome 8a, PerEre_H2_v1, whole genome shotgun sequence genome contains:
- the Sowaha gene encoding ankyrin repeat domain-containing protein SOWAHA; translation: MALAAAAAAAAAAAGVSQAAVLGFLLEHGGQVRNSELLSRFKPLLDAGDPRCRAARRDRFKKFVNNVAVVKELDGVKFVVLRKKPRPREGPEPPHPSSPGVPATQAECTAVPAEDNCVSGAPLSPQPSEEPLEDLSSSSELQHASRSPPSGVTQLGAPSDSAPQPGEPEDQELSWPSEGASEVAAPASVPSGAASPSTESPAPEPAPPRAQVPPQKPCMLPVRCVVPGPAALRIRAEEQGLRRQRSEEPSPRASPMLLRRLSVEESGLGLHLGPGRSPHLRRLSRAGPRLLSPDTEEVPAAPPPPPAVPLEPTEHEWLVRTASGHWSHQLHGLLLRDSGLAAKRDFMSGFTALHWAAKSGDREMALQLVEVARRGGAPVDVNARSHGGYTPLHLAALHGHEDAAVLLVVRLGAQVHVRDHSGRRAYQYLKPGSSYALRRLLGDPGLQTATEPDAGSGGSGSLVSRHPVQVAATILSSTTSAFLGVLADDLMLQDLARGLKKSSSFSKFLGASPMVPRKKTKIRGGLPSFHEISRRPTPGPLAGLMPSLPPPT